In Nostoc sp. GT001, a genomic segment contains:
- a CDS encoding Ig-like domain-containing protein, with protein MIYKIKPKILVLVIVQGIAFQPNDAPVPSGYIKDIGQAYNDTRGFGWVREDSLGNTTPTPLDIQLNTRDRNQSGIDRRLNRLIHLQYPASNGGTAVRIPAAWEYALSNGSYNVTVSVGDASNPVNSKHQINIEGTAAISGFVPTPTKKFAAITRIVNVADGKLTIDAKRGKNTKLNYIAIAPGNRPSIRTTNPNDGQTNLSPDISITADLNLPNSGIAVNTISASTIKLIDCSTNTQVNTTYNTSGGGDVIVVSPINRLKNNTKYLLQITDGVKDSNGAAFLPYSISFTTGTFVNPVSNITFEQISLANVPTKSYTTVLIGPDNKLYAATLLGEILRFPINADGTLGTPQTISSLQTANGGNRTIIGMHFDPSSTNASNIILWVTNNYYWNGTIDAPEWTGKITRLSGTNLETVKDYVVDLPRSSRDHLTNSIEFKPNEPNVLYVLQGSNNSTGAPNTAWSNRPEQLLTAAVLRVDLSKITSPPLSVKTEDGGTYNPFNAGAAVTIFASGIRNGYDLVWHTNGQLYVPTNGSAAGGNTPNTPIPLPLACQNRIDKTTNGAYTTPPVPGLSSLGTQRDFLFRVVKDGYYGHPNPKRCEWVLGGGNPTAGTDPVQINEYPVGTLPDRNWKGIAFDFGEHFSPNGVIEYRSNALGGQLQGKLLVTRFSLGKDIIVLTPGGTNLDIVNSQTAISGFTGFNPSPLDLVENPTNGNLYVAQLSQETGMGKITLLRPLN; from the coding sequence ATGATTTACAAGATCAAACCCAAAATACTGGTATTAGTAATTGTTCAAGGGATTGCTTTCCAACCAAATGACGCGCCTGTACCATCTGGGTATATTAAAGATATCGGTCAAGCCTACAATGATACTAGAGGCTTTGGTTGGGTGCGTGAAGATAGCTTAGGCAATACTACACCCACTCCCCTTGATATCCAACTCAATACACGCGATCGCAACCAAAGTGGCATCGATCGGCGACTCAATAGACTGATTCATCTGCAATATCCTGCTAGCAATGGGGGAACAGCAGTCAGGATACCTGCTGCTTGGGAATATGCCCTATCTAATGGTTCTTACAATGTGACTGTTAGCGTCGGTGATGCTAGTAATCCTGTAAATAGTAAGCACCAGATTAATATAGAAGGGACGGCTGCTATTTCTGGCTTTGTACCAACGCCAACCAAAAAGTTTGCCGCAATTACTCGGATTGTTAATGTTGCCGATGGCAAGCTGACAATTGATGCTAAACGTGGTAAGAATACTAAGCTCAACTATATTGCGATCGCACCAGGTAATCGTCCCTCGATCAGAACGACCAATCCCAATGATGGTCAGACAAATCTCTCGCCAGATATTTCGATTACAGCAGACCTAAATCTTCCCAATAGTGGGATTGCGGTTAATACTATTTCTGCCTCCACTATCAAGCTGATTGATTGCAGCACTAACACGCAAGTCAATACCACTTACAACACTTCCGGTGGTGGAGATGTGATTGTAGTGTCTCCGATAAATCGTCTCAAGAACAATACCAAATATTTGTTACAAATCACCGACGGGGTTAAAGATAGCAATGGTGCTGCATTCTTACCCTATAGCATCAGTTTCACAACAGGTACGTTTGTGAACCCAGTCAGCAATATTACTTTCGAGCAAATCTCGCTAGCGAATGTACCTACCAAATCTTACACCACAGTCTTAATTGGGCCTGACAATAAACTCTATGCTGCCACCCTACTAGGTGAGATTTTGCGTTTCCCGATCAATGCTGATGGTACTCTGGGTACGCCACAAACGATTTCCTCATTGCAGACTGCAAATGGTGGTAATCGAACGATCATTGGTATGCACTTTGATCCCTCATCAACCAATGCCAGCAACATAATTCTCTGGGTAACAAATAACTACTACTGGAATGGAACTATTGATGCACCAGAGTGGACTGGTAAGATTACTCGTTTAAGCGGCACCAATCTAGAGACAGTAAAAGACTATGTGGTTGATTTACCGCGATCGAGTCGGGATCATCTAACCAATAGCATTGAGTTCAAGCCCAACGAGCCAAACGTGCTGTATGTGTTGCAGGGTAGTAATAATAGTACGGGCGCACCAAACACTGCCTGGAGTAATCGTCCTGAGCAGTTGTTAACTGCTGCTGTATTACGAGTTGACCTGTCCAAAATCACCTCACCTCCTTTAAGCGTTAAGACAGAAGATGGGGGTACTTATAACCCCTTCAATGCGGGAGCAGCTGTAACTATCTTTGCTAGTGGTATACGTAATGGCTACGATCTGGTTTGGCATACCAATGGTCAGTTGTATGTGCCAACAAATGGTTCGGCGGCTGGTGGCAATACGCCAAATACACCTATCCCTTTACCTCTTGCCTGCCAAAACCGGATTGATAAAACTACTAATGGGGCTTATACTACTCCACCTGTGCCTGGTCTTAGCAGTCTAGGCACGCAGCGAGACTTTCTGTTTCGCGTTGTTAAAGATGGTTATTATGGCCATCCCAATCCGAAGCGTTGTGAGTGGGTGCTGGGTGGAGGAAATCCTACAGCTGGTACAGACCCAGTTCAGATCAATGAATATCCCGTTGGTACTCTACCTGACCGGAATTGGAAGGGTATTGCCTTCGATTTCGGAGAGCATTTTTCACCTAATGGCGTCATTGAATATCGTAGTAATGCTTTAGGTGGTCAGCTGCAAGGCAAACTGCTGGTGACACGCTTCAGTTTAGGGAAAGATATCATTGTGCTAACACCAGGTGGCACAAACTTGGATATTGTAAATTCCCAAACGGCTATTAGTGGCTTCACTGGTTTTAATCCAAGTCCATTGGATTTGGTTGAGAATCCCACGAATGGAAATCTCTACGTGGCGCAACTCAGTCAAGAGACGGGCATGGGCAAAATTACACTTCTGCGTCCACTTAATTAA
- the priA gene encoding primosomal protein N', protein MYINDINLSSLVVSEPSESYQSGETVNRWVEVLVDCPGASTELEKGEKLYTYRLAAKLEVKPGDILSVPFGFQRLGGVAIRILAKPPANLAAEEIKEVEDVIQRDFIGDSYLTLLERVSQYYYTPLIQVIRMALPPGLLGRSQHRIRLKRENIPNGAVEFLGSKAARQILQILQSQVDGDYSFKFLKRQVQGFDRGKKQLLERNWAESYVELLRYSQPQTKPVVTLVADGSYIDLNKRQREILKVLRDCGGELWLNEFLQICKTTTPTLKGLEQKGCIVIEEREVLRREQGPVLAKDQPKSLNAAQASALGTIQTLDGFAQVLLHGVTGSGKTEVYLQAIAPLFNQGKSALVLVPEIGLTPQLTDRFRARFGNKVSVYHSALSDGERYDTWRQMLTGEPQVVIGTRSAVFAPLPNLGLIILDEEHDSSFKQDSPIPTYHARTVALWRAELENCPLVLGSATPSLETWVSVERQGAGGRGQGAGGEFVTPHSSLLTPHSLLSTQNSFSTHYLSLPERINSRPLRSVEIVDMRQELQQGNRSIFSRSLQAALQELQERKQQGILFIHRRGHSTFVSCRSCGYVLECPHCDVSLAYHHTEEKAPELLRCHYCNYARSHPKFCPDCSSPYLKFFGSGTQRVTQELARQFPELRLIRFDSDTTRNKGSHRTLLTQFANGEADLLVGTQMLTKGLDLPQVTLVGVVAADGLLNLSDYRASERAFQTLTQVAGRAGRGEDPGRVIVQTYTTEHQVIAAVRSHDYQSFSQAELEQRQALNYPPYGRLILLRLSSLDPIQVQNTAQVIATALSTEEEFEILSSAPASILRVANRYRWQILIKFAPDALPRLPDWEEVRSLCPSSVSLTIDVDPLNIM, encoded by the coding sequence ATGTATATTAATGACATAAATTTATCTTCTTTAGTGGTGAGTGAACCGAGTGAATCATATCAGTCAGGTGAAACTGTTAATCGGTGGGTTGAAGTATTGGTAGACTGTCCAGGAGCCTCAACAGAATTAGAGAAAGGGGAAAAACTTTATACGTATCGATTAGCTGCCAAGTTAGAAGTAAAACCAGGGGATATTTTGAGTGTGCCTTTTGGTTTTCAACGACTGGGAGGGGTAGCTATTCGTATATTGGCAAAACCCCCAGCAAATTTAGCAGCAGAAGAAATCAAGGAAGTAGAAGATGTCATTCAGAGGGATTTCATCGGAGATAGTTACTTGACGCTGCTTGAACGGGTATCACAGTATTATTACACACCCTTAATTCAGGTGATACGTATGGCGTTACCGCCTGGGTTATTGGGACGATCGCAGCATCGGATTCGGCTCAAGCGAGAAAACATTCCCAATGGTGCAGTAGAATTCCTTGGTTCAAAGGCAGCTCGTCAAATTCTCCAAATTCTGCAATCTCAAGTTGATGGGGACTACAGTTTCAAATTCCTCAAGCGCCAAGTTCAAGGATTTGATCGGGGAAAAAAGCAATTACTCGAACGCAATTGGGCAGAAAGTTATGTGGAATTACTTAGATATTCTCAACCCCAGACAAAACCAGTAGTCACGTTAGTTGCCGATGGTTCTTACATTGATTTAAATAAGCGTCAGCGGGAAATTTTAAAAGTGCTACGCGATTGTGGTGGCGAGTTGTGGCTAAATGAGTTCCTACAGATTTGTAAGACAACTACCCCTACGCTAAAAGGGTTAGAACAAAAGGGCTGTATCGTCATTGAAGAACGGGAAGTATTGCGAAGAGAACAAGGCCCAGTATTAGCCAAAGATCAACCAAAATCATTAAATGCAGCTCAAGCTAGCGCTTTAGGGACAATCCAGACATTAGATGGATTTGCTCAAGTTTTATTGCATGGAGTGACAGGTTCAGGAAAAACCGAAGTATATTTGCAAGCGATCGCACCTCTGTTCAATCAAGGTAAATCTGCTCTGGTTTTAGTCCCAGAAATTGGACTTACACCGCAGCTAACCGATCGTTTTCGCGCCCGTTTTGGTAATAAAGTCAGCGTTTATCACAGCGCCCTTTCCGACGGTGAACGTTACGACACTTGGCGGCAAATGCTCACCGGAGAACCTCAAGTTGTCATTGGGACTCGTAGCGCTGTCTTCGCTCCTTTGCCCAACTTGGGTTTAATTATTTTAGATGAAGAACACGATAGCAGCTTCAAACAAGATTCCCCTATACCCACCTACCACGCCCGTACCGTTGCCCTGTGGCGAGCCGAATTAGAAAATTGCCCCTTGGTGTTGGGTTCTGCTACGCCTTCGTTGGAAACTTGGGTAAGTGTGGAGAGGCAGGGGGCAGGGGGCAGGGGGCAGGGAGCAGGGGGAGAATTCGTAACTCCTCACTCTTCACTCCTCACTCCTCACTCCTTACTCAGCACTCAGAACTCATTCAGCACTCATTATTTAAGTTTGCCTGAACGCATTAATTCTCGCCCTTTACGCTCGGTGGAAATCGTCGATATGCGGCAAGAGTTGCAACAGGGAAATCGTTCTATATTTAGTAGATCGCTGCAAGCAGCTTTGCAAGAGTTGCAAGAAAGAAAACAACAGGGAATTTTATTTATCCATCGCCGGGGACACAGTACTTTTGTTTCTTGCCGCAGTTGTGGATATGTGTTGGAATGTCCGCATTGTGATGTATCGCTGGCATATCACCATACCGAAGAAAAAGCGCCGGAATTATTGCGGTGTCATTATTGTAATTATGCGCGATCGCATCCCAAATTTTGTCCTGATTGTAGTTCTCCTTACCTGAAATTTTTCGGTAGCGGTACTCAACGGGTAACGCAGGAACTAGCACGACAGTTCCCAGAGTTACGCTTGATTCGTTTTGATAGCGATACCACCCGCAACAAAGGCTCACACCGTACCCTACTCACGCAGTTTGCCAACGGTGAAGCAGATTTATTAGTCGGTACGCAAATGCTCACCAAAGGTTTGGATTTACCACAGGTGACACTTGTGGGCGTTGTCGCCGCCGATGGATTGCTAAATTTATCAGATTATCGCGCCAGTGAACGAGCGTTTCAAACCTTGACTCAAGTCGCTGGACGTGCTGGTAGAGGTGAAGATCCAGGTAGAGTGATTGTGCAGACTTATACTACAGAGCATCAGGTAATTGCAGCAGTGCGATCGCACGATTATCAGTCTTTCTCTCAAGCTGAGTTAGAACAACGCCAAGCACTCAATTATCCTCCTTATGGGCGGTTAATTTTGTTGCGCTTAAGTAGTCTCGACCCGATTCAAGTGCAAAATACGGCGCAAGTTATTGCTACAGCCTTGAGTACAGAAGAAGAATTCGAGATATTGAGCTCAGCACCAGCGAGTATTTTACGGGTAGCTAATCGTTATCGCTGGCAGATATTGATTAAATTTGCCCCCGATGCCTTACCGCGATTACCAGATTGGGAAGAAGTGCGATCGCTTTGTCCTTCGTCTGTAAGTTTAACTATTGATGTAGACCCATTAAATATTATGTGA
- a CDS encoding RpoD/SigA family RNA polymerase sigma factor, which yields MYQTKQQSLKENMNIVELGKMEILENAADIEEPSLDSLNAVAEAESPIVVENLESDERDGDDMAAARPSGYNKTEHDDAVGAFFKEMARYPLLKADEEVELARRVRFLEEFREIQAALELKLEHEASKLEVASELGMTEKQLESRLYQGRVAKRKMIRSNLRLVVSIAKRYLNRGVPFLDLIQEGAMGLNRATEKFDPDKGYKFSTYAYWWIRQAITRAIANDARTIRLPIHIVEKLNKLKKAQRELKQKLCRNPTEGEMAEYLEISVQQLRQLQQLRRQALSLNHRVGKEEDTELMDLLEDEDNLSPEAKMNENMMRQEIWEVLGDVLTPREKDVISLRYGLTSSEPCTLEEVGNMFNLSRERVRQIQSKAMRKLRRPHIAKRLKGWLI from the coding sequence ATGTACCAAACAAAGCAACAATCCCTAAAGGAAAATATGAATATTGTTGAATTGGGAAAAATGGAAATACTGGAGAATGCTGCTGATATCGAAGAACCATCACTCGATAGTTTAAATGCAGTGGCAGAAGCAGAATCTCCAATTGTAGTAGAAAATCTGGAATCAGACGAACGCGATGGCGATGACATGGCGGCGGCTCGTCCTTCGGGATACAACAAAACCGAACATGATGATGCTGTCGGCGCATTTTTTAAAGAAATGGCGCGTTATCCGCTTTTAAAAGCTGATGAGGAAGTAGAATTAGCGCGGCGAGTCAGGTTTCTAGAGGAATTTAGAGAAATACAAGCGGCTTTAGAGTTAAAGCTGGAACATGAAGCCAGCAAATTAGAAGTGGCTTCCGAGCTAGGAATGACGGAAAAGCAACTAGAAAGTCGCTTGTATCAAGGGAGAGTAGCGAAACGCAAAATGATTCGCTCTAACTTGAGATTGGTTGTTTCTATTGCTAAACGATACTTGAATCGAGGAGTGCCTTTTCTGGATTTAATTCAGGAAGGAGCAATGGGCTTAAATCGCGCTACAGAAAAGTTTGATCCCGATAAAGGATATAAGTTTTCTACTTACGCCTATTGGTGGATTAGACAAGCCATTACCAGAGCGATAGCTAATGATGCGCGAACAATTCGACTACCGATTCATATTGTTGAAAAGCTTAACAAGCTAAAAAAAGCCCAACGGGAACTCAAACAAAAACTCTGTCGTAATCCTACCGAAGGTGAAATGGCAGAATATTTAGAGATTAGTGTGCAACAACTGCGCCAGCTACAACAGCTACGGCGACAAGCACTTTCTCTCAACCACCGCGTCGGTAAAGAAGAAGACACGGAATTGATGGATTTGCTAGAAGATGAGGATAACTTGTCTCCAGAAGCAAAAATGAATGAAAACATGATGCGTCAGGAGATTTGGGAAGTCTTGGGTGACGTGTTAACTCCACGAGAAAAAGATGTGATTTCTCTGCGTTATGGTTTGACAAGCAGCGAACCCTGCACCTTAGAAGAGGTTGGCAATATGTTCAATCTTTCTCGTGAGCGAGTGCGTCAAATTCAAAGCAAAGCCATGCGGAAATTGCGCCGTCCTCACATAGCCAAACGCTTAAAAGGTTGGTTGATTTAA
- a CDS encoding GNAT family N-acetyltransferase, whose protein sequence is MTSGSNLIVRFAQADDCSVLFKLIEGLAEYEKLSHAIAGNALALQEHLFGSRRYIEAILAESAGQAVGFALFFHNYSTFLTKPGIYLEDLFVLPEYRRQGIGKALLTKVAQIAVERDCGRLEWSVLDWNESAQEFYRSMGASILDDWRICRVTEDMLTQLGSVK, encoded by the coding sequence ATGACTTCGGGTAGCAATTTGATTGTGCGTTTTGCCCAAGCAGACGATTGCAGCGTACTGTTTAAATTAATTGAAGGGCTTGCAGAGTATGAAAAATTATCTCACGCGATCGCTGGTAATGCTCTAGCACTTCAGGAGCATTTATTTGGTTCGCGGAGGTATATAGAGGCAATATTAGCGGAATCTGCTGGTCAAGCTGTTGGTTTTGCGCTATTTTTTCATAATTATTCAACATTTCTGACTAAGCCGGGAATTTATCTGGAAGATTTATTTGTTTTACCAGAATATCGCAGGCAAGGTATTGGTAAAGCTCTCTTAACTAAAGTAGCTCAGATAGCTGTAGAACGTGATTGTGGGCGATTAGAGTGGAGTGTCTTAGATTGGAATGAGTCAGCGCAAGAATTCTACCGTAGTATGGGAGCATCTATATTAGATGATTGGCGAATTTGTCGCGTCACAGAAGATATGCTTACTCAATTAGGTTCCGTAAAATAA
- the petJ gene encoding cytochrome c6 PetJ — MKKMITVMLLGIAIFTFAFSRPALAADAAGGAKVFSANCASCHAGGKNLVNAAKSLKKADLEKYGLYSAEAIIAQVTNGKGAMPAFGKRLKSEQIENVAAYVLSQADNGWK; from the coding sequence ATGAAAAAAATGATTACAGTCATGCTGTTAGGCATAGCAATCTTCACCTTTGCCTTCAGTCGTCCAGCTTTGGCAGCAGATGCTGCTGGTGGAGCTAAAGTATTTAGTGCCAATTGTGCCTCTTGTCACGCAGGAGGAAAAAATCTGGTTAATGCTGCCAAAAGCCTGAAGAAGGCGGATTTGGAAAAGTATGGTTTGTACTCAGCAGAGGCGATTATTGCCCAGGTTACAAACGGTAAAGGTGCTATGCCCGCCTTCGGCAAACGTTTGAAGTCTGAACAAATTGAAAATGTAGCTGCTTATGTGCTTTCACAAGCAGATAATGGCTGGAAGTAG
- a CDS encoding tetratricopeptide repeat protein — MSNLWRLFFSIVIALPLTFLTLPAHSSPILITQITAGDFLELGVDKMRRGDYQEAIKNFNQAIELEKDLAVAYSDRCLAYLQLQDYHQAIADCTEAINFAPDNFEAYLNRGLALYREGDYPAAIVDYNRAIALKPYDFRVYYNRGLARVGDGKDSEAILDFNLALTQIPRITNLLLADIYNDRGLAHFILQDIQAAMLDFNLAIRLNANDYRAYFNRACACGRNGDDFGAVRDFSQVIRLNPSNAQAYVNRGVAQYRLGYHLGAISDLQKASEYYGQQGKRVAYEKTLDLLKNLRQQISSVTEVALF, encoded by the coding sequence ATGAGCAATTTATGGCGATTATTTTTCAGTATAGTTATTGCTTTACCCCTCACTTTTTTGACTTTACCTGCACATTCCTCACCCATTTTAATTACCCAAATTACAGCGGGTGATTTCTTAGAGTTGGGTGTAGATAAGATGCGACGCGGTGATTATCAGGAAGCAATAAAAAATTTCAATCAGGCGATTGAACTTGAGAAAGATTTGGCTGTAGCTTATAGCGATCGCTGTCTTGCTTATCTCCAACTACAAGATTACCATCAAGCGATCGCAGATTGTACTGAAGCCATAAATTTTGCACCGGATAACTTTGAGGCTTATCTGAACCGGGGTTTGGCACTCTACAGAGAAGGGGATTATCCTGCCGCCATCGTTGATTATAATCGAGCGATCGCACTTAAACCCTACGATTTTCGAGTTTACTACAACCGAGGGTTAGCGCGTGTTGGTGATGGGAAAGACTCGGAGGCAATTCTTGACTTTAATTTAGCCCTAACTCAAATTCCTCGAATAACTAACTTACTGCTTGCAGATATCTATAATGACCGAGGTTTAGCGCATTTTATCTTGCAAGATATCCAAGCAGCCATGCTCGACTTTAATTTAGCAATTCGTCTCAATGCTAACGATTATAGAGCGTATTTTAACCGGGCTTGTGCTTGTGGACGAAACGGAGATGACTTTGGTGCAGTGCGTGATTTTTCCCAAGTTATCAGACTTAACCCCAGTAATGCCCAGGCTTACGTTAATCGGGGAGTAGCTCAGTATCGCTTAGGATATCATTTAGGAGCTATATCTGATTTACAAAAAGCATCTGAGTACTATGGACAGCAAGGAAAGAGAGTTGCTTACGAAAAAACTCTAGATTTACTGAAGAATCTGCGACAGCAAATTTCGTCTGTAACGGAAGTCGCTCTTTTCTAG
- a CDS encoding Uma2 family endonuclease encodes MIQALRKLVTFDEFVAKYPDNTGKRYELHDGVIVEMPQPTGDHEEVVGFLAFEITRECIRLNLPYFIPKTALVKPPEGESAYSPDVLILNRPNLVNEPLWKKESTVSQVESIPLVVEVVSSNWRDDYLKKAADYEAVGIPEYWIVDYAALGGRRFIGNPKQPTVSLYTLIDGEYQVSQFQGSDRIISPLFPELSLTAEQIFQAGGYPV; translated from the coding sequence ATGATTCAAGCCTTACGCAAACTAGTTACATTCGATGAATTTGTTGCTAAATATCCTGACAACACAGGAAAACGTTATGAGTTGCATGATGGAGTAATAGTGGAGATGCCGCAACCCACGGGCGATCATGAAGAGGTAGTTGGATTTTTAGCCTTTGAAATTACTAGAGAATGTATTCGTTTAAATCTCCCCTACTTCATACCTAAAACAGCATTAGTCAAACCGCCTGAAGGTGAATCGGCTTACTCACCAGATGTGCTGATATTAAATCGCCCCAACTTGGTAAACGAACCTCTGTGGAAGAAAGAATCTACTGTGAGTCAAGTGGAATCAATACCTTTAGTAGTTGAGGTAGTGAGTAGCAATTGGCGTGATGATTATTTAAAAAAAGCTGCTGACTATGAGGCTGTAGGCATCCCAGAATATTGGATTGTAGATTATGCTGCTTTAGGCGGTAGGCGGTTTATTGGCAACCCTAAACAACCAACTGTCTCGCTTTACACCTTAATTGATGGAGAATATCAAGTTAGCCAGTTTCAAGGTAGCGATCGCATTATCTCACCTCTGTTCCCCGAATTAAGCTTAACCGCCGAACAGATTTTTCAAGCTGGTGGATACCCTGTATAG
- a CDS encoding glycosyltransferase family protein, which yields MNNLLSHSGKIIRTSASIMSSEDSSLSSNTRKWRIALYSHDTMGLGHKRRNLLIAQTLGCSPLKTDVLMISGIQDASNVPTPPGVDCLTLPALHKNIDGRYQARRLDLSLQEIITLRSQVILTTIKTFKPDIFIVDNVPRGAVRELDPTLDYLRTQGKTYCILGLRDILDEPASVRRDWKRAANEEAIQTYYDQVWVYGDRNIYDLAKEYHFQPKTVAKFRYTGYLDQRSRLKHLDLDSVQAFKSLNLPSERLVLCLVGGGQDGAQLAETFAHAELPPEMNGIILTGPFMPREVRQKLQNYAAQRDNLRVLEYLAEPTLLLNQAERVIAMGGYNTTCELLSFAKRSLILPRIKPRQEQSIRAKRLQALGLIDVLQPHQLTPAALTNWLTLKVESPQVRNFVDIKGLTRIPQFVNEILISAICH from the coding sequence ATGAACAACTTGTTATCCCACTCTGGAAAAATCATCAGAACATCGGCTAGCATCATGTCTTCGGAGGATAGTAGTTTATCTAGCAATACTCGGAAGTGGCGCATTGCTTTATATTCCCACGACACAATGGGACTAGGGCATAAACGCCGTAATTTGTTGATTGCTCAAACTTTAGGATGTTCACCCCTCAAAACTGATGTTTTAATGATTAGTGGCATTCAAGATGCCAGTAATGTACCAACACCTCCAGGGGTAGATTGTTTGACGCTCCCGGCTTTGCACAAAAATATTGATGGGCGATATCAGGCAAGAAGATTGGATCTATCATTGCAGGAAATTATTACACTGCGATCGCAAGTTATTCTCACCACCATTAAAACATTTAAACCTGATATTTTTATTGTGGATAATGTACCGCGAGGAGCAGTCAGAGAGCTAGATCCAACTCTAGATTACCTGCGTACTCAAGGAAAAACATACTGCATTCTAGGTTTACGAGATATTTTAGATGAACCCGCTTCTGTGCGTCGAGATTGGAAGCGAGCAGCTAATGAAGAGGCGATTCAAACTTATTATGATCAGGTTTGGGTGTACGGCGATCGCAACATCTATGACCTAGCAAAAGAGTATCACTTCCAGCCAAAAACTGTTGCTAAATTCCGCTACACGGGCTATCTTGACCAACGTAGCCGCCTCAAACATCTGGATTTAGACAGCGTTCAAGCATTTAAATCGCTCAATTTGCCATCTGAACGATTGGTATTGTGCTTAGTGGGAGGCGGACAAGACGGAGCGCAGTTAGCAGAAACATTTGCTCATGCTGAACTACCACCAGAGATGAACGGTATCATCTTAACAGGCCCCTTTATGCCGCGAGAAGTCCGGCAAAAACTCCAGAACTATGCAGCGCAACGTGACAACTTGCGGGTGTTGGAATATTTAGCCGAGCCGACGCTGTTACTAAATCAAGCCGAACGTGTGATTGCAATGGGTGGTTACAATACAACTTGTGAATTGTTGTCATTTGCAAAGCGATCGCTAATTTTACCCCGCATCAAACCCCGACAAGAACAATCAATCCGTGCTAAACGATTACAAGCACTCGGCTTAATCGATGTATTACAACCACATCAACTGACACCTGCGGCATTAACGAACTGGCTAACACTTAAGGTAGAATCACCACAAGTCCGTAATTTCGTCGATATCAAAGGACTTACCCGCATTCCCCAATTCGTTAATGAAATTCTCATATCAGCTATTTGTCATTAG
- a CDS encoding glycosyltransferase, producing MSIRVGYVLKRYPRYSETFVVNEILAHEAAGLDIEIFALRPLCDTHFQNIISQVRAPVSYIRRPIQGRVSESLNSLAPTAASYFWAELQEASKVIPDFWPKLAFAQGEQASTVYQAAWLAREARLKGITHLHAHFGTVATSVARLASHFTGIPYTFTAHAKDIFHESVEFEDMQRKLQDAASVVTVSDYNLRYLHNTYNLAAKQVQRIYNGLDLRQLQYSSPAERPPLIISVGRLIEKKGLSVLIDACAILKQRNYQFQCQIVGTGSLELTLRQQIIDLELQSIVEIVGPRPQNEVFQLVQKAGVFAAPYVIGKDGNRDGLPTVLLEAMALGTPCVSTDVTGIPELVRDGETGLIVPQHDAEKLAIALGQFLTNSALRVKLSTQARQLIESEFDIHRNTAILRKLFLTHTASGTRKVGAKA from the coding sequence ATGTCAATCCGTGTTGGTTATGTTCTCAAACGTTATCCTCGCTATTCTGAAACCTTTGTCGTCAATGAAATTTTGGCTCATGAAGCGGCTGGCTTAGATATAGAAATTTTTGCCTTACGACCACTATGTGATACTCACTTTCAAAATATTATTTCTCAAGTGCGTGCGCCTGTAAGTTACATTCGGAGGCCAATTCAAGGGCGGGTTAGTGAATCACTCAATAGTCTCGCACCTACAGCCGCTAGCTATTTTTGGGCGGAGTTACAAGAAGCAAGTAAGGTTATCCCTGACTTTTGGCCAAAACTAGCTTTTGCTCAAGGTGAACAAGCTAGCACTGTCTACCAAGCTGCATGGTTAGCACGAGAAGCGCGACTTAAAGGCATTACTCATTTACACGCTCATTTTGGGACTGTGGCAACTAGTGTCGCTCGGCTAGCATCTCACTTTACAGGCATTCCCTATACTTTTACGGCTCATGCTAAAGACATATTTCATGAAAGCGTGGAATTTGAAGATATGCAACGTAAGCTACAGGATGCGGCTAGTGTTGTAACTGTCAGTGACTATAATCTCAGATATCTGCACAACACATATAACTTAGCTGCAAAGCAAGTTCAGCGCATTTACAACGGTTTAGATTTACGACAATTACAATATTCTTCTCCGGCTGAACGTCCACCATTAATTATCTCAGTTGGTCGGTTAATCGAGAAGAAAGGGTTATCTGTTTTGATTGATGCTTGTGCCATTCTCAAGCAGAGAAATTATCAGTTTCAGTGTCAAATTGTCGGTACTGGTTCTTTAGAATTGACTTTACGTCAGCAAATTATAGATTTAGAACTGCAATCTATTGTGGAAATTGTCGGCCCGCGTCCGCAAAATGAGGTGTTTCAATTAGTACAAAAAGCTGGTGTGTTTGCCGCACCTTATGTCATTGGCAAAGATGGTAATCGGGATGGACTACCTACAGTTTTACTGGAAGCTATGGCTTTGGGAACTCCCTGTGTAAGTACTGATGTGACGGGTATTCCTGAATTGGTGCGTGATGGGGAGACTGGGTTAATTGTGCCACAACATGATGCAGAGAAATTAGCGATCGCACTTGGGCAATTTCTCACTAATTCAGCTTTGCGGGTTAAGTTGTCAACCCAGGCTAGGCAATTAATTGAGTCTGAGTTTGATATTCATCGCAATACTGCAATTTTACGGAAATTATTTCTCACGCATACCGCAAGCGGAACTCGCAAAGTAGGCGCAAAAGCGTAA